One stretch of Gambusia affinis linkage group LG05, SWU_Gaff_1.0, whole genome shotgun sequence DNA includes these proteins:
- the creb5b gene encoding cyclic AMP-responsive element-binding protein 5 isoform X4 yields MANHDTSIVIQQALPSPQSSSVITQAPSTNRQIGPVPGSLSSLLHLRNRQRQPLPASMPGTLPDPTMPGSSAVLMPMERQMSMGSNMMGMPSPAHSNSCSTHIPSMHSEAKLRLKAALSHHPGAIPNGNMNSMGHMMEMMSTRQEQGNHHHMHSHPHQHLQAPPHTYQHHGHHHHSQGHGQGTHHHPQGHNPHHNSHNPHLLPGHPHQTSPHPPMHSQMSPATQQMQPTQTLQSPPASGGRRRRVVDEDPDERRRKFLERNRAAATRCRQKRKVWVMSLEKKAEELTQTNMQLQNEVTMLKNEVTQLKQLLLTHKDCPITTMQKESQGYLSPESSPAGSPTPACSQQQQVIQHNTITTSTTTVGGGTVHGQANHRTDINPIH; encoded by the exons GCCAGTCCCCGGCTCTCTGTCCTCACTACTGCACCTACGAAACAGACAGAGACAGCCTCTGCCAGCCTCCATGCCTGGAACCCTGCCAGACCCAACCATGCCTGGCTCCTCCGCTGTGTTGATGCCC atGGAGAGACAAATGTCCATGGGCTCCAACATGATGGGCATGCCGAGCCCCGCCCACAGCAACTCGTGCTCCACTCACATTCCCTCAATGCACTCAGAAGCCAAACTG AGGCTGAAAGCTGCCCTCTCCCACCACCCTGGTGCCATCCCCAACGGCAACATGAACTCCATGGGCCACATGATGGAGATGATGTCAACCAGGCAGGAGCAGGGCAACCATCATCACATGCACTCGCACCCGCACCAGCACCTCCAAGCACCTCCCCACACGTACCAGCACCACGGACACCACCACCACAGCCAGGGCCACGGGCAGGGCACACACCACCACCCACAGGGACACAACCCTCATCACAACTCCCACAATCCTCACCTCCTGCCCGGGCACCCACACCAGACATCGCCGCACCCTCCTATGCACTCACAG ATGTCACCTGCAACCCAGCAGATGCAGCCCACGCAGACGCTGCAGTCCCCCCCAGCCAGCGGTGGGCGGCGTAGACGGGTAGTGGACGAGGATCCGGACGAACGACGGCGAAAGTTTCTAGAGCGAAACCGAGCGGCTGCGACGAGGTGCAGGCAGAAGAGAAAAGTGTGGGTGATGTCCTTGGAGAAAAAAGCTGAAGAGCTCACTCAGACTAACATGCAGCTTCAG aatgaagTGACCATGCTAAAGAATGAGGTGACCCAACTCAAGCAGCTTCTGCTCACACACAAGGACTGCCCCATCACCACTATGCAGAAAGAGTCCCAAGGTTACCTCA GTCCAGAGAGCAGTCCGGCAGGCAGTCCAACCCCAGCATGCTCCCAGCAGCAGCAAGTCATCCAGCACAACACCATCACCACCTCCACCACGACTGTAGGGGGCGGCACTGTGCACGGACAGGCTAACCACCGCACAGACATTAACCCCATCCACTAG